The sequence below is a genomic window from Dethiosulfovibrio peptidovorans.
AAAGCAGGGGGGGAGCGTTTGCCGAATGATCCTGGGGCCCTGGTATCATAAAGCAAACACGACGAGGGATATCCATAACGTGCCCTTTGGAGATAACGCCATACTCTACGATATGGACATCATCTATCTTCGCTGGTTTGATCACTACCTGAAAGAAATCTGGAACGGGATCGACCGTGAAGCTGCCGTCAGATATTATCTCGTAGGAGATAACGTCTGGAAAGAGGCGGATACCTGGCCTCCTGAGAGAACCAGGCTGGTTCCTCTCTACTTCAGGGAGAAGGGGAGCTTAAGCTTTGATGTCCCCGGAAAGGGCGAGAAACCCGACAGATATACCTTTGACCCAAACGACCCCGCCCCTCATGTCATCGATATATCGGAGAATGAGCTCAATGTGCCGGAGAACTACAGCGAGGTGGAAAAACGCTCTGACATCCTGCTCTATACCACGGAAACTCTTGAGGAGGATATCGCTATTGCAGGGGATCTTTATGCCACACTCCATGCTGCCTCCAGCGGAAAAGATACGGACTGGATCGTCCGTGTTACGGATGTGGACACTCAAGGGAACTCCATCCGTATCGCAGGCGGTATTTTAAGAGCCCGGTACAGAAACGGCTTCGATAAAGCCGAGTTCATCTCTCCGGGGAAAGCAGAAAAATACATGTTGAGGCTTACGAGAGTCGGACATGTATTCAAGAGAGGGCACAAGATCCGTGTTCAGGTTACCTCCGGTGCAAAGAACCTCGCCTTTCCCAACTGTAATACTGGCGAGGATCCGGCTTTCGCCGTCAAATTCGTCACTGCGGAACAAACTATCTACCACCAAAAAGGCTGTGAGAGTTTCATCGAACTCCCCATTCTCGAATAAAAACCAACTCATAGAGACCTCTCGAATTCGAGAGGTCTCTATGAGTTCTTGTGTACCCAGCACAGACGACAATAAATGCCCTCCCCCACCGAAACTATAAGCAGACATATGGAGAACAAAAAGTAAGCTCTCTAAAACATTGACACAGAGGACCTCCGATGATATTTTATTGATCGATCAGTAAGCAATATCGGAAGCTCTGTACCCTATCGTGTCATATCGCAAAAAAGCCCCAAGACTCTGTGATAGGACATATAATAAACGTGTTTTGTTCCTCGGAGAGAGGATCGTGATCGCCCCATAAAAGCCCCGATACTCGAAGGAGACCATACATGAAAAAACTCATTGAGACAGCCCTGCACCGCCCGGTCACAGTGATCATCGCCACGCTGGCCCTGATCATATTCGGAATCACGGCGTTCTCATCTATGGGCGTGGAACGGATGCCCAACGTGGAGTTCCCCTTCGTCATGGTCAGCACAACTATGGAGGGGGCCAGCCCAGCCATTGTGGATAACGACGTGACGGACGTTCTGGAGGAGCAGATCAACACCATCGACGGCATCAAGAATATCTTCTCAAGCAGCTACGAGGGCAAATCCTTCATCGCTGTGGAGTTCCTGCTGGACAAAAACGTAGATGCCGCAGCAGCGGACGTTAGAGCCAAGGTGAGCCTGGTGAAGGGAAGACTCCCCGAGGAGGCCGACGATCCTGTCGTGGACAAGTTCAGCTTCTCCGACATGGCCATCGTCACCATCGCCGTCAAAAGCACAGCTGACGAACGAACCACGTCGATGTTCGTGGATAAGATCGCCAAACAGCGACTGCAGACCGTCAAAGGCGTTGGGAACGCCCAGACGGTGGGGCTCAGACAAAGGGAGATCCGAGTGTGGCTTGAGCCTGTAGCCCTCCAGGCCCGAGGGCTCACCGCATCTGACGTAAAACGGGCTCTGTTTGAAAAACACGTGGAGCTCCCCGCAGGACGGATCGAGTCGGAGAATCAGGAGTACGGGATTCGGTTAGCTGGTGAATACGAATCCATAGAAGCCCTGAAGGAGATGACCGTGGCACGCCGAGATGGAGCCCTCGTTCGCCTGAAGGACATCGCCCGAGTAGAGGACGGTTTTTCCGATCAGAGAAGCATCGCAACCTACAATGGGACCGCGACAATCCTGATTGAGATACGGAAACAGCGGGGGACCAACGAGGTGGCTCTGGCGAAGGGCGTTCGAACCATGGTGGACAAACTGAACGCAGCGGTCCCTAAGGGGATCTCTCTGGAGGTCGTTTACGATTCCTCCGTGTTCGTCAAACGCTCTATGAACGGGGTTCGTGGAGATATTTTCATGGGAATTCTTTTAACGTCCCTCATCATGTTTCTGTTTCTCCGAACGTTTCGAGCGACCCTTGTAGCCATCATCACCATACCGGTGTGTCTCATAGGAACCTTCATCATTCTGAACGCTCTGAATATCACGATAAACAACCTGACCATGCTGGGGCTATCCCTGGCGGTAGGGATGGTGGTTGACAGCACTACCGTAGTCATGGAGAACGTCCACCGTCACAGGGAGATGGGAAAGACAGCGTCTCGCTCATCCGGTGACGGGGCCTCCGAGGTGGCCTTCTCGGTCCTGGCCGGAGCGGCCACGACCATGGCCGTCTTTCTTCCCGTGGCCTTTATGAGCGGTATCATCGGCAGATTCTTCTACGACTTCGGCATCACCGTTGCCGTTACCATCCTCATTTCGTTGTGTCTCTCTCTGACCCTGACCCCATTTCTCTGCTCTCGCCTTCTGGGACGACAGGCGAAGGAAAGCCGATTTTCCCGAGCTATGGAGGCCCCCTTCAAGCTTCTGGAGCGAAGCTATTCGGCTCTGTTGGGCGGAGCTGTCCGTCATCGATTTATCACCATCCTGATCGCCGGAGCCGTCTTCGTGATCGGTCTCTGGATGGCTTCTCAGCTGGGGACATCGTTCTTCCCCACAGAGGACAGAGGGACCTTCGCCGTTGATTTCGAGCTGCCAGCCGACGCCTCACTTTATCAGACCGAGGAACTTCTTCAGGAGATGGGAGCTCTCATCCGAACCGACCCACGGGTCTCCTACACCTATGGCACTGTCGGAGGCGGAAAGGGCGGAGAGGTCTACAAGGGGCACCTCAACGTGGAACTGATTCCCAGGAAGGAACGTCCTCTTTTTCAGGAGATAATGCAGGAGTACCGGGACAAACTCTCGATATATAAGGACGTAATCGTCACCCTTGGCAACACATGGGGCAAATCGGATATCTCCCTGGTCCTCCAGGGGTCCACATCGCAACAACTGGCAACAATTGGAGAAGCTATGAAGGCCGATCTTGAGGCTCAAGGCAACGGCCTCGTGGACATCACCACGGACCTGCGAATGAACAAGCCCCGGATCAACCTGGAGATCAACCGTAACCTGGCCGACGATCTGGGTATCAGCACCCGTGAGTTGGCAACGGAGATCAAATCGTATTTCGGCGGAGTCAACGCCGGAAGCTTCAAAGAGGGCGGATATCGATACGACATCCGGCTTCGGGCAGATCAGGCCGACCGGGACACCCCCGAGAAGGTTTCGGACATCTCCGTCCGTGGCGGCGATGGAAAGCTGATCCGACTTCCAGGGCTGATCACCCCTCAGATAGACCTGGCACCCAACGTGATAAAACGATACAATCGCCAGCGCTCCCTGACTATCGGAGCCAACACGTTGGGTATCGCACCAGGGGACGGGATCCATCGGATGGAGAATATTTTCAAAAAGCACGCTCCAGCTGACGGATCGGTCACGGTCTCCCCTGCAGGGGACTCGGAGATGATGCGGGAGAGTTTCGCATCCCTCTCGGAAGCGCTGATCTTTGCCATCCTCCTTGTCTACATGGTCATGGCTATCCAGTTTGAGTCGTTCCTTCACCCTTTGATTATCATGTTCTCCCTGCCCCTCATGACTGCCGGGGCTTTCGGACTGCATCTCCTTGCTGGGCTTCGGTTCAGCGTCATGAGCTTTATGGGTATCATTCTCCTGGTTGGAATCGTGGTGAATAACGCTATCCTTCTGGTGGATTTTATCAACCAACGGCGAGACCAAGGGTTGGACAAAATTTCTGCTGTCCTGGAGGCCGGCCCGCTCCGACTTCGGCCGATTCTTATGACGACCTGCTCCACGATGATCGGCATGCTGCCCATCGCCCTGGGCTTCAGCGAGGGGGGCGAGATCCGTCAGCCCATGTCGGTGGCCGTTATCGGAGGTCTGTTCACGTCTACCCTTCTCACCCTGGTCGTGATCCCCGTGGTCTATCTGATTCTGGACGACCTGGCTGACAAGGTGAAGAAGCTCTTCTCCCGAGTCACCATCATCAGACGAGGTCGTCGGATAACGACAGCAAAGAAGAAAACCGCCCGAATCGAGGCGGCATCATAGGAAAGGAGGGCTCTCTCACCATGACCTGTATCCGTTTCGCCAAGACGTCCATCGTAGCGATGGCCTTTTTAGGGGCAACGGCAGCCCTGGCAGCTCCTATCTCCCTGAAGGACGCCGTTCAAATCGCCGTTCAGCAGGATATTGACGTCCTCAAGAGCCTGGAGGATCGGCACAAGAGCGACGCCGGAGCCATGATTGCCCGTTCGGCCCTGTTTCCCTCTCTCAACCTGAGAGCCCACTACACGGTTCGGGACGAGCGCCATGCCCTGGCGGGCGACGGAACGGCCGGAGGTATCTCGCTGGTGGCGGTCCAGCCTCTGTACACCGGCGGTCGGGCGACAGCTCTTCTCCGTCAGTCCGAGGCGTACGACCGATCCACTCAGGCGGCAGTGACGAACTCCAGGGAGCAGGTCGCGCTCGTCGTCGTGAGTCAATTCTCCCGGGTTCTTCAACTCAGGGAGAACGTGGCGGCCGGGCTGGACTCAGTCACCTTTGCAAAGAGCCATTTAAAAGAAACCATCAAAAAAGAGGCTCTGGGCGTAGCCAACCACTTTGAGGTCACCCGAGCCAGACAACAGCTCAGCGTCTACGAAACTCAACTCATCACCGCAAAAAACGATCTGGAGGCGGCGGCTATCGCCCTCAGAACAACTCTGCGTCTTCCTCCCAACGAGCCCACGGAGATCCAGGGCGACCTGGAGTTTCGTCCGTATACAGGAGACAAGGACGGCTCTTTGGAGAGGGCTCTGACTTCTCGGGGAGACCTGACCTCGGCGACTGCGAGGGTGGAGATGCAAAAAGAACAGATCCAGATAGTAGCTTCGGGGCTTCGTCCGCAGGTGAATCTCAAAGGCGTCTATTCCTGGGATGACCCTAAGGATGGAGACGGCAGTGCCGACGATGATTGGCAAGTGATCCTGAACGCCGAGGTACCCATCTTCGACCGCAACATCACCAAAGGAGAGGTCCAGGCCGAGCAGGCGACACTCCGCCAGCAAGAACTGGAGCTTGCCCGCCTCGTTGAACGCATTAAAAGCGATGTCTCCCAGGCCTGGCTCGATCTGGAAACGGCCAGACAGACAGTGGAGGCTACGTCAACCGATCTGGGGCTTTCCTCGGAGGCCCTTCGCCTGGCCCAGGTGGGCTACCGGGAAGGAGTAAGTCCTCAGATAGACGTTCTGGACGCTCAGGCATCCTACGCCCGATCCCGTAAGGACCGTGCTGCCGCTGTACGCTCCTATATGGTTCAGGTTGCTACCATCCAACGCATGGAGGGCCACCTGGTGGCCCATATCCTGAACGACGAGGGGGGATCTTTATGAATCGTTTCCGACCGATACTGCTGGCTCTCCTGATGTTTCTGACGTCCTCCGCATGGGGACAAAACGCCCGGGTGGAGGTGATAACAGTCTCCATCGACCCGGTCGTCTATCGGGGATTCTCCGAAAACAGCACCCTGGAAGCGGTGGATGAGGTGACACTCAACTCGGTAGTCACCGCTCGATTGACGGCCATGTTGGTGAAGCAGGGTGACCAGGTCACCCTAGGCACTCCCGTGGCTGAGCTGGACCACCGACAGGTGGACGCCAGAATCGCCCAAGCTCAGGCCCAAATCGCTGTGGCTCAGGCCCAACTAGCTCAGACCACGGCTCAGCTGGACAATGCCAAGCTGGAACGAGACCGATACCGACGACTCGTGCAGGAGGGCTTCTCCACCCAACAGCAGCTCGACGCCAAAGAGACGGCCTACCGAACAGCCGCTGCCGCAGTCGAACTGAATCGAGCTCAGGTGCGCCAAAGCAGGGCCAACCTTCAGGCCCTCCAGGTGGACCTCTCAGAGTACACCATCAAAGCGTCCATCCCCGGGACGGTGGTCAACGACTACTCCCGGACCCCGGGTGAGATGATCACCGCTCAAACCCCTCTGGTCCAGATCGCCGATACCACCAGGCTCAAAGCGGTGATCCAGGCTCCAGAAAGTCAGACGAGCACCATCGCCATGGGGATGGCAGCTTTCGTCATCGTGGGAGACCGAAAACTGACCGGTCACGTGTATCGGATCCGCCCGTTCGTGGATCCGGCTACCAGGACCACCCAGGTGGAGGTGACCGTGGACGACCCAGACCCCCTCAAACCAGGGATGTTCGCCCGGGTGTTCATCGTCCAGGAAGCCCTTGAGAACGCCGTGATGATCCCAACCGCCTCGGTTCGCCGGGAGGAGGGCGCTGACTTCGTCATGGTGGCCCGTGACGGCAAGGCGAACAGGCGTTCCGTTCAACTTGGCGCCACAGTGGGCGACCGTGTCCAGATTCTGGAGGGGTTGGCCCCTGGCGAGACCCTCATCGTTTCGGGTGGCCGTACCCTGACCGACGGAGAGGCCGTAGACATTAAAGAGGAAACAGTATGACCGCCCCTCTTGAGGAGACCTCACTACGCCAGTCTCAGAGGACCGTCAGACGACGAGAGTGGGCTTTTTTGCTTAGGGAGCTCCGATACTGGCAGGAAAATCGGTTGATGGACGATACCCAGGCTCAGGCTATTCAGCAGCTATACCGACCGAAACCCTTTCGGCTTTTTCACATCTTGACGGGATTGGGAGGATGCCTGATCGGTTTGGGAATCCTGAGCGCCATCGCAGCCAACTGGTTTGAGACACCCCGGTGGGTACGGCTTCTCATGGTTCTGGGAACCTACACCGGGAGCGTCTTAGCTGCATGGCGCTTTGAGGAGTCCCGTCCCATCCTGTCTCGGCTGTGTCTGCTTCTGGGAAGCTTCATCTACGGTGGCGGCATTTTCCTCGTGGGACAGATGTATCATCACGGAGGCCATTGGACCTCGGCCATGGCCTGGTGGATCGTCGGGCTTCTGCCGACGATCGCCCTGCTCAGGGATCAATGGCAGATGCTTCTCGTTCAGGTTCTGACGTTGGTGTTCATCAGTGGGGCCTTCTTCGATTCCCCGTCGTTCCCACAGTCTCCAGGGCTGATGGCTTTTCTCCTTCCTCCCTGGCCGTGGCTCTTTCTGGGTGCCACGTGGTGGCTCGGGCGAACCTACTGGCGAGAGACCCCCAGTGTACATTCCCTCACGGCCATCACTGCCGTTATCACCCTGGGGATACGCTTTTTTCAGGCTACGGAGGACCCTGCGATAACCTTGCTCCTCCTGGGTGCCATAGGCCTGATCACGGCCCTGTATCGGCCTCAGAAGGCCCTCCATCTTCATGGGGGAATTCTCCTCTTCGGCCTCTGTGGACTTGCCCTGAGCGTCCCGGATGTCTGGAGCACCCCCTTCTTCCTGGATGCCGACACGATGTACAGGATTCGAGATGGTCTGGCCCTGGTATCAGGTATAGGTACCGCCGTGGTCGGTCTGGGCTTCCTCATCCGGGGACACAGGATCGGCACCACTATTTTTGCCGTCATGGTGCTTCGATACTATTTCGGCAGCGTGTATAGTTTTCTCTCAAAAGCCGCCTTCTTTACCACCGGGGGAATCATCCTGGTGCTCATGGGATGGTTTCTGGAACGGCTCCGCCGACGGGCCCTCGAAAAGGACAGGGAGGAGGGCCTATCATGACCCGACGAGTCCGATATCTGCTGACCATAGTCCTGCCTTTTGCTATTCTCCTGGTGGCTCCGACCATCCCCGGGATGGTACTTCTGTTGGGGCAGGAAATCAGGATGAGGACAGAACCGGTCGATCCTCGGGATCCTTTTCGGGGCGAGTATCTCACGCTCCGGTTCGCTGCCGAGACCCTGCCTCTCTCCCTCCTGAAGGACAAGAGCCTTTCCGGGAGTGCCACCGACCAGGAAAGAAAGGACCTGCTCATGAATCGTGACAAGTGGTTCGTGTCCCTTCAGGAAACGGATGGTTTTTGGGGACCTGTAGCATTGGAGAGCGAACCTCCAGAAAAAGGTGTCTATCTTCGGGTGCATCGGGTAGGCTACAATCAGTTAAAAAACGTTGTATTTCTCTCCTACGGCCCGGCTATGGAGCGATTTTATCTGAAGGAGAGGACCGGCCGAGCCCTGGAAAAGGCGGCCCGTCAGGGCAAGCTGGAGGCGATCGTCAAGGTTTGGAGAGGACGGCCTGTCCTGGTCTCCCTGGACCTGATCCCGTGAAAACAAGGAGAGCACCCGGTTCTTTCGGGTGCTCTCCTGTGCTATGCTCGCTTCCTCAACGCCTCCATCAGGGCATCTCGCAGCTCATCCCAGGATGGAATTCCCCGAAAACATCGCCGGCCATCGATAACCCACGTGGGCTCACCACCTCGAACGGAAAACCGCATCACGTCCCAGAACCACAGAGGACATCGAGGATCGTATACGTCAATCCGAACCCGGGAATCGAAAGTTTCCCGAACCTCACGCAAAAGCGTCCCGGCGAGCATCCTGCCCCGGGCAGCCGAGAAGGAATCAAGTTCCTCCGGGCCAAAGGGAACGGCGCATCACCCCATGCCGCTCACGGGACGCTCCAAAAAGAGTTTGAGACGAACCGACGAGACTTTCACAGAACGCTACCCCTGGAGGTCATCATCCACAGGCACCAACCCTTCGGCTTCTTTAGGGGCGTCTTTTTCCACCTTAAAAACCCGAACAAAGCCCACCAGGTCCTCAGCTTGGGTTGACATAGTCTGAGCCTCACTCGCAACACCTCCCGCTGCCCGAACAGTATCGTCAGTGGCCCCCCGAACGGTATCCATGTTCAGCGAAACGTCGATGACACTCTCCAAAGCCATGGAGACATCCTCTTGTTCCACAAGGACGCGCTCCTGATAAAAAGATTCTAGCTTTTCATAAACAGATATCGCCTGATCAGCCTTGAGTATCGCCTTGGCAAACAAACTTCTCAACCGTGAGCGAGGGGACAAGCCAGCACGAAGAAGCTTCTCCTTCTCGTCGAGCAGCTTCTTGATGCCTGCGCCTCCCTTCAGGAGTCTAAGATGCTGACGGTTAATCTGAACAAAAAGATCGGAGACCGTCGGATTCTCGGCCTGAAAGTTCTTTAAAAGTTGACCTGCATCGCTTTGAGAAGCGATCGGTGATACCACTGAACTTGAAGCAGGTTACGATGGCCTCGCTGAGCTTGACGCCCCAGCTCGTCCAGGCTCCGACAGGGTTCCAGCAACTCGTTCACCGAGGCCTTCCAGGTCGTCCACGTTTCAAGAAAGTTCTGCCATACCTCGTCTAAGCCGATGACCGAGGAATCAGCGAGAAATCAGCTATCTCCTGATCCACCCGAGAAAACTTTGCCTGAATGTATGACCTCAAGCTAACTAACTATCATTTTATCTTGGCGTTCACAGCTTTCAACAGCGAATCGAAGGCCTCCTGGAAGGCCGCGACACCCGCTGACCTCAAGCGATTTCCTATGTCATCCAGATTGATGCCCAGATCGGCCAGCGACTTTCGGCGCGTCACAGCCCCATCCAGGTCATGTTCGATTCGATTCGCAACCCTTCCATGCTCCAGAAAAGCCTTCAAAGTTCCTGGGGGAACGGTGTTTACCGTCTCAGGACCTATAAGTTCCTCCACGTACAGAGTATCCCGGTAGGCGGGATTTTTGGTTCCGGTACTGGCCCAGAGCATCCGCTGAGGGCTCGCTCCTGCTGCAGACAGTTTATCCCACTCAGGACCTGAGAAGATCTCCCGCCAGCAGCGATAGCTCAGTCGAGCGTTGTCCACACCAGCAGTTCCCAAAAGATCGGGGACTCGGCCCTCCACGAGAGGATCCACCGCACCATCCAGACGACTCACAAACAAAGACGCTACGGATCGCACACCGTTCAGGCTGTGACCATCTTTGATCCGCCGCTCCAGCCCCCGTATATAGGCCCGATTCACCGCTTCGCTATGGGCAAGGGAGAAGATTAATGTTGCGTTGACGCAGATACCTTCGGCCGTGGCATCTTCTATGGCGGTTATCCCAACCTCTGTAGCGGGTATCTTGATCATACAATTGGGGCGGTCCAAAAGCGTCCACAAACGTCGAGCTTCCCGCAGAGTTTCCTGACCATCATCAGCTAACCGAGGGTCGAGCTCTAAACTCACGAATCCGTCGTCTCCCCCTGAACAATCATACAGTTCTCGAAATTCATCGGCAGCTGCTCGGATGTCCTCCAAGACGAGGCGTTCGTAGATATCCAGGTCCGAGACACCGTCTCGTGCCAGTTCGGCAATGGGAGTATCGTACTCCCCTTCCGATGATATGGCTTTGTTGAAGATCGCCGGGTTGGAAGTGACGCCTCTGATTCCCTGTTGAATTAACCTCCTCAAACCTCCCGAGCTCAAAAGTCCTCGGCTGATATAATCGTTCCATACGCTCTGGCCCAGCTTGGCCGCTTCATGTACAGTTGTCATACGTTTTCTCCCTCACATAGATACTCTACCAGGACATTGCATAAAAAACGGAAGCCCCTCAAAGAAAAGGGGCTTCCCACAAAGACAAGCAATTACTCCTGATGAAAAAGCGCACACTCCTAATGCTGTCGTTCACTCTTTGAAGACTTCTGGTACGCTGAATACCTGCAAACATCCCACATGCGTTCTTAATACTATCACGGGTCATGAACAGAAGGAACTCCTTTCCAGCCCATCTGCATCGCCATCCCATCCCGACAGATTTGACTCGGCAAAGGGCATGTAATTTGACTCTCAAGTACATAATTTTTGACGACATGTAGTCTAAAAAAACAACGCTCAAATGTCAATCGCACTAGATCATCACAAGCGATGTTTCAGAAAGCACTTTGACGAACAAAACGCTTCTAAACTCCGAATGGGGATTCGTACACGTTCTTCCCGCAGACGACGAACGTTTCGTCAATAATTGCTCTTGACGTCCTGCCCGTTCTCCAGCATATCCTTCAAAAAAGGCGGCAAGGCAAAAGACGCCCGGTGAATCTCCGACGTGTAGTACTTTAGCCCCTCGGGGGCCTCTCGCAA
It includes:
- the tal gene encoding transaldolase — translated: MTTVHEAAKLGQSVWNDYISRGLLSSGGLRRLIQQGIRGVTSNPAIFNKAISSEGEYDTPIAELARDGVSDLDIYERLVLEDIRAAADEFRELYDCSGGDDGFVSLELDPRLADDGQETLREARRLWTLLDRPNCMIKIPATEVGITAIEDATAEGICVNATLIFSLAHSEAVNRAYIRGLERRIKDGHSLNGVRSVASLFVSRLDGAVDPLVEGRVPDLLGTAGVDNARLSYRCWREIFSGPEWDKLSAAGASPQRMLWASTGTKNPAYRDTLYVEELIGPETVNTVPPGTLKAFLEHGRVANRIEHDLDGAVTRRKSLADLGINLDDIGNRLRSAGVAAFQEAFDSLLKAVNAKIK
- a CDS encoding acriflavin resistance protein, with amino-acid sequence MKKLIETALHRPVTVIIATLALIIFGITAFSSMGVERMPNVEFPFVMVSTTMEGASPAIVDNDVTDVLEEQINTIDGIKNIFSSSYEGKSFIAVEFLLDKNVDAAAADVRAKVSLVKGRLPEEADDPVVDKFSFSDMAIVTIAVKSTADERTTSMFVDKIAKQRLQTVKGVGNAQTVGLRQREIRVWLEPVALQARGLTASDVKRALFEKHVELPAGRIESENQEYGIRLAGEYESIEALKEMTVARRDGALVRLKDIARVEDGFSDQRSIATYNGTATILIEIRKQRGTNEVALAKGVRTMVDKLNAAVPKGISLEVVYDSSVFVKRSMNGVRGDIFMGILLTSLIMFLFLRTFRATLVAIITIPVCLIGTFIILNALNITINNLTMLGLSLAVGMVVDSTTVVMENVHRHREMGKTASRSSGDGASEVAFSVLAGAATTMAVFLPVAFMSGIIGRFFYDFGITVAVTILISLCLSLTLTPFLCSRLLGRQAKESRFSRAMEAPFKLLERSYSALLGGAVRHRFITILIAGAVFVIGLWMASQLGTSFFPTEDRGTFAVDFELPADASLYQTEELLQEMGALIRTDPRVSYTYGTVGGGKGGEVYKGHLNVELIPRKERPLFQEIMQEYRDKLSIYKDVIVTLGNTWGKSDISLVLQGSTSQQLATIGEAMKADLEAQGNGLVDITTDLRMNKPRINLEINRNLADDLGISTRELATEIKSYFGGVNAGSFKEGGYRYDIRLRADQADRDTPEKVSDISVRGGDGKLIRLPGLITPQIDLAPNVIKRYNRQRSLTIGANTLGIAPGDGIHRMENIFKKHAPADGSVTVSPAGDSEMMRESFASLSEALIFAILLVYMVMAIQFESFLHPLIIMFSLPLMTAGAFGLHLLAGLRFSVMSFMGIILLVGIVVNNAILLVDFINQRRDQGLDKISAVLEAGPLRLRPILMTTCSTMIGMLPIALGFSEGGEIRQPMSVAVIGGLFTSTLLTLVVIPVVYLILDDLADKVKKLFSRVTIIRRGRRITTAKKKTARIEAAS